In Chryseobacterium gotjawalense, the following are encoded in one genomic region:
- a CDS encoding DHA2 family efflux MFS transporter permease subunit produces MQEDLLVEYGARRVIITLTAILCALLEIVDSTIVNVALNDMKGNLGATLSEVGWVITAYAIGNVIIVPMTSWLSQQFGRRNYFAASIVIFTIFSFLCGNATSIWELVFFRLMQGIGGGALLVTSQTIITESYPLAKRSMAQAIYGLGVIIGPTLGPPLGGYIVDNFSWPYIFYINIPIGIAATLLTLQFIRSPKFSEKRKAKDVDWLGIGLLAAFVGSLQYILEKGHEDDWFDSKVIIVLTVVAVIGFILFLWRELTFRYPIVDLRVLKNGNLRIGTVMSFILGFGLYGSTFIVPLYTQSIMGWTALESGALMIPAALTTAVMMPIIGRLLTRGVKQQILVSLGLLLFFVYSFWGYNIITPDTGKSDFFWMLIVRGAGLGLLFIPITSLALSTLKGQEIGQGASFTGMMRQLGGSFGIAAITTFISNQTSIHKAALSSHLDANSFDVQQRIAGLKAMFQAKGFTPDVALQSAYKILDLSVLKQATVLSYMDVFLYLGILFLICIPFVLFVKERKGKANIDLGDIH; encoded by the coding sequence ATGCAAGAGGATTTATTAGTCGAATACGGCGCAAGACGTGTCATCATAACCCTTACGGCCATTCTTTGTGCACTCCTGGAAATTGTAGATTCTACAATTGTGAATGTGGCTTTGAATGACATGAAAGGCAATCTGGGAGCCACACTTTCTGAAGTTGGTTGGGTCATCACCGCGTACGCCATTGGGAATGTAATTATTGTTCCCATGACGAGTTGGCTGTCCCAACAGTTCGGAAGACGGAATTATTTTGCCGCTTCAATCGTGATTTTTACCATATTTTCATTTCTCTGCGGAAACGCAACCAGCATTTGGGAATTGGTTTTCTTCAGATTAATGCAGGGAATCGGTGGTGGCGCATTACTGGTGACTTCGCAAACGATTATTACCGAATCTTACCCGCTTGCAAAAAGGAGTATGGCGCAGGCGATTTACGGTTTGGGAGTGATTATTGGGCCAACTTTAGGTCCACCTTTAGGAGGTTATATCGTAGATAATTTCAGCTGGCCTTATATTTTTTATATTAATATTCCCATTGGAATTGCAGCAACATTATTGACTTTGCAGTTTATCCGAAGTCCTAAATTTTCCGAAAAAAGAAAAGCGAAAGATGTCGACTGGCTGGGAATCGGCTTGCTTGCAGCATTTGTTGGCTCGCTGCAATACATTCTTGAAAAAGGACATGAAGATGACTGGTTTGACAGCAAAGTAATTATCGTTCTTACCGTAGTTGCGGTCATCGGATTTATTCTCTTCCTGTGGCGGGAACTTACCTTCAGATATCCTATTGTAGATTTAAGAGTTCTGAAAAACGGGAATTTAAGAATTGGTACCGTTATGTCATTTATCCTTGGATTCGGTTTATATGGATCCACCTTTATTGTGCCGCTTTATACCCAAAGTATTATGGGCTGGACGGCGCTGGAATCCGGCGCACTAATGATACCTGCGGCCTTAACTACCGCCGTGATGATGCCAATTATCGGGAGATTACTCACCAGAGGCGTAAAACAGCAGATTCTGGTTTCGCTCGGATTGCTGCTTTTCTTTGTCTACAGTTTCTGGGGCTACAATATTATCACGCCGGATACCGGAAAATCTGATTTCTTCTGGATGCTGATCGTAAGAGGAGCCGGTCTTGGTTTACTGTTTATTCCGATTACCTCATTAGCTTTAAGTACTTTGAAAGGTCAGGAAATTGGTCAGGGAGCATCGTTCACCGGAATGATGCGTCAGTTGGGAGGTTCATTCGGAATTGCGGCGATTACTACTTTTATTTCTAATCAAACTTCGATTCACAAGGCAGCTTTATCAAGCCATTTAGATGCAAACAGTTTTGATGTACAACAGAGAATCGCCGGACTGAAAGCGATGTTTCAGGCCAAAGGATTCACACCCGATGTCGCCTTGCAGTCTGCCTATAAAATTTTGGATTTATCAGTATTGAAACAGGCAACAGTTCTTTCTTATATGGATGTTTTTCTCTACCTGGGCATCTTGTTTTTGATCTGTATTCCGTTTGTTTTATTCGTAAAAGAACGAAAAGGAAAAGCAAATATTGATTTAGGAGATATTCATTAA
- a CDS encoding HlyD family secretion protein, with product MEDNNTQPEFFPEIKKKKSLTFPIILAIVLIVGGVIGYRAYSYGLAHEETDDAQIASNMSPVISKISGYVSEVKVRDNQFVKKGDTLIVIDDRDQKMTLQQAAAALGTARSNVQTAIASTHAASQNINSANAAVATANAQIEAAKVNVWKTSQDLKRYANLVKDHTITQQQYETVLAAKQSADRQLQVLVDQKNQVLQQPGIVTSQTAASSEQIGVANSMVKQREVDVENAKLNLSYTVILASEDGFVSKVPIQKGQFVQAGSQLFSLVRDNDVWVIANFKETQLSKMVEGQTVDIEIDAFPKEKFEGKVTSFSPATGSSFSILPPDNASGNFVKVVQRLPVRIDFVKLKPEIAKKLRAGMNVKTTVNLK from the coding sequence ATGGAAGATAACAATACACAACCAGAATTTTTTCCCGAAATCAAAAAGAAAAAATCACTTACTTTTCCGATTATCTTAGCTATCGTTTTAATTGTCGGTGGAGTCATTGGATACAGAGCTTATTCCTATGGTTTAGCTCATGAAGAGACCGATGATGCACAGATTGCATCGAATATGAGTCCGGTAATTTCTAAAATTTCGGGATATGTTTCCGAAGTAAAAGTGCGCGATAATCAGTTTGTGAAAAAAGGAGATACCCTTATTGTCATCGATGACCGTGACCAGAAAATGACTCTTCAGCAAGCAGCAGCAGCATTGGGAACCGCAAGAAGCAATGTACAGACCGCAATTGCTTCTACACATGCAGCTTCTCAAAACATTAATTCTGCTAATGCAGCAGTTGCCACAGCCAATGCACAGATTGAAGCCGCAAAAGTAAATGTCTGGAAAACCTCTCAGGATTTAAAAAGATATGCAAATCTGGTAAAAGATCACACCATTACGCAACAGCAATATGAAACTGTTTTGGCAGCAAAACAATCTGCTGACCGGCAGTTACAGGTTTTAGTGGATCAAAAAAATCAGGTATTGCAACAACCTGGAATTGTAACCTCACAAACCGCAGCAAGTTCTGAGCAGATCGGTGTAGCAAATTCGATGGTTAAGCAACGGGAAGTGGATGTCGAAAATGCCAAACTCAATCTTTCTTACACTGTAATTCTTGCATCCGAAGATGGTTTTGTTTCAAAAGTTCCTATTCAAAAGGGGCAATTTGTACAGGCAGGCTCACAGCTATTCAGTCTGGTTCGAGATAACGATGTTTGGGTAATTGCTAATTTTAAAGAAACCCAGCTTTCAAAGATGGTGGAAGGACAAACGGTAGATATCGAAATCGACGCTTTTCCTAAAGAAAAATTCGAGGGTAAAGTGACATCATTTTCTCCGGCGACAGGTTCTTCGTTTTCTATTCTTCCTCCGGATAATGCGAGTGGGAACTTTGTAAAAGTCGTTCAGAGACTTCCGGTAAGAATAGATTTTGTAAAATTGAAACCGGAAATCGCAAAAAAACTTCGTGCGGGAATGAATGTGAAAACAACCGTGAATTTAAAATAA
- a CDS encoding alpha-ketoacid dehydrogenase subunit alpha/beta yields MEIDTKQKVSQEILLKAFRHMMIAKATADVYEENRNICKYVHSTSRGHEAIQLATAYQLTKEDWVSPYYRDESLLLGIGFEPYQLMLQLLAKSDDPFSGGRSYYSHPSSREENLPKIIHQSSATGMQAIPTTGVAQGIKYIQEFKLKEYENNPVVVCSFGDNSITEGEVSEAFQFAALHQLPIIFLVQDNEWGISVTKEEARTSDAYDFAAGFVGLNRMKVDGTDFEASFSAMEKAVDFVRTERKPMLVCASTVLIGHHTSGVRREFYRDEEDLAKHRAKDPGNLLRKRLLEEGTDEDFLKQIEKKARLEVEQAFQKAIDAEDPKAETVENHVFAPTPITEEVGEREPQGQEKIVMVDAAIHAIQEIMWKHPEALLYGQDVGERIGGVFRETVTLGKKFGNKRVFNTPIQEAYIIGSTVGMSAVGLKPIVEVQFADYIYPGINQLITEVSKSCYLSNGKFPVSNIIRVPIGAYGGGGPYHSGSVESILCNIKGIKVAYPSNAADFKGLLKAAFYDPNPVVMLEHKGLYWSKVPGTEEAKTIEPSEDYILPFGKGNILLEADQTETEKGRTMLIVTYGMGVYWAKEAAKSFAGQVEIIDLRTLIPLDEKLVFERTKLHGKCLVLTEEQLNNSFAEAFAHRISKNCFQQLDAPVEAMGSLNLPAVPINLILEKEMLPNADKVAEKIGEMLSQ; encoded by the coding sequence ATGGAAATTGATACAAAACAAAAAGTTTCTCAAGAGATTTTACTGAAAGCATTCCGGCACATGATGATTGCCAAAGCAACTGCCGATGTTTACGAAGAAAACAGAAATATCTGCAAATACGTGCACTCTACTTCCCGCGGTCACGAAGCCATTCAGCTTGCCACTGCTTATCAACTTACCAAAGAAGACTGGGTTTCGCCCTATTATCGCGACGAAAGTCTACTTTTAGGAATTGGTTTTGAACCTTACCAATTGATGTTGCAATTGTTGGCGAAATCAGATGATCCATTTTCTGGCGGACGTTCTTATTATTCGCATCCATCAAGTCGGGAAGAAAACCTTCCGAAAATCATCCATCAAAGTTCCGCCACCGGCATGCAGGCGATCCCTACCACAGGAGTTGCACAAGGAATCAAATATATTCAGGAATTTAAATTAAAGGAATACGAAAACAATCCGGTTGTTGTCTGCAGTTTCGGTGATAATTCTATTACAGAAGGCGAAGTTTCCGAAGCTTTTCAGTTTGCCGCACTTCATCAATTGCCGATTATATTTTTAGTTCAGGATAATGAATGGGGAATTTCGGTGACCAAAGAAGAAGCCAGAACTTCCGATGCATATGATTTCGCTGCCGGATTTGTTGGTTTAAATAGAATGAAAGTTGACGGAACTGATTTCGAGGCGAGTTTTTCAGCTATGGAAAAAGCAGTCGATTTTGTTCGGACTGAAAGAAAACCGATGTTGGTCTGCGCAAGTACCGTGCTCATCGGACATCACACTTCAGGAGTTCGCAGAGAATTCTATCGTGATGAAGAAGATTTAGCAAAACATAGGGCTAAAGATCCGGGGAATCTTTTGAGAAAACGGTTATTGGAAGAAGGAACCGATGAAGATTTTTTAAAACAAATAGAAAAAAAAGCCCGGTTAGAAGTTGAACAGGCATTCCAGAAAGCCATTGATGCAGAAGATCCAAAAGCTGAAACCGTAGAAAATCACGTATTCGCTCCTACGCCGATTACGGAAGAAGTTGGTGAAAGAGAACCACAAGGTCAGGAGAAAATTGTGATGGTCGATGCCGCCATTCACGCCATTCAGGAAATCATGTGGAAACATCCCGAAGCGTTGCTTTACGGACAGGATGTTGGTGAAAGAATTGGTGGAGTTTTCCGGGAAACGGTGACTTTAGGAAAAAAATTCGGGAACAAAAGAGTTTTTAATACCCCGATTCAGGAAGCCTATATCATCGGTTCTACGGTCGGAATGAGCGCAGTTGGTTTGAAACCGATTGTGGAAGTTCAGTTCGCCGATTATATTTATCCCGGAATCAATCAGTTGATTACCGAAGTTTCGAAATCGTGTTATTTAAGCAACGGAAAATTCCCGGTGAGCAATATCATTCGTGTTCCGATCGGCGCTTACGGCGGTGGCGGACCGTATCACAGCGGAAGCGTGGAAAGTATTTTATGCAATATTAAAGGAATTAAAGTGGCTTATCCGAGCAATGCAGCCGATTTCAAAGGTTTATTAAAGGCGGCGTTCTATGATCCAAATCCTGTCGTAATGTTGGAGCATAAAGGTTTGTACTGGAGCAAGGTTCCGGGAACCGAAGAGGCGAAAACCATCGAACCGTCGGAAGATTACATCTTGCCTTTCGGAAAAGGAAATATCCTGTTAGAAGCAGATCAAACCGAAACAGAAAAAGGAAGAACCATGCTCATCGTCACTTACGGAATGGGCGTTTATTGGGCAAAAGAAGCCGCAAAAAGTTTTGCTGGGCAAGTCGAAATTATCGACTTGCGAACTTTAATTCCTTTGGATGAAAAACTGGTTTTCGAGCGAACAAAACTGCATGGAAAATGTCTGGTTTTAACTGAGGAACAACTCAATAATTCTTTCGCAGAAGCCTTTGCACACCGAATTTCTAAAAACTGTTTCCAACAATTAGACGCGCCGGTTGAAGCGATGGGTTCCTTGAATTTACCAGCAGTTCCTATTAATTTAATTTTAGAAAAAGAAATGCTTCCAAATGCTGATAAAGTGGCGGAAAAAATTGGGGAAATGCTTTCGCAATAA
- the ligA gene encoding NAD-dependent DNA ligase LigA: MSENIQQKIEELRAELHQHNYNYYILDEATISDFEFDLKLKELQELEKAYPEFYDPNSPTLRIGGEITKNFPTIQHQFRMYSLDNSYDFDDLEDWEKRIIKTIDEPVEFVAELKYDGASISILYENGKLKQAVTRGDGFQGDEITANVKTISDIPLTLKGNFPHQFFMRGEIYLTRKNFDKINLRREEEGLDLFMNPRNTASGSLKMQDSGEVSKRKLSAVLYQFISSEIPAETHWELLQNARKWGFNVSEQARLCKNLDEIKDFINYWDQHRHELPFEIDGIVLKVNSIQQQSKLGFTAKSPRWAMAYKFKAEKVETQLRSVTYQVGRTGAITPVANLKPVLLAGTIVKRASLHNEDIIKKLGLHEHDFVYVEKGGEIIPKIVGINLEKRNPENKEIQYITHCPECGTELVRTEDQAIHFCPNENGCKPQIIGRIQHFVSRKAMDIEGLGGGTIDLLFHNNIISNYADLYNLKKEEIIGLEKWLENDNSGIKFNNELQVVLSKAIFALSKSWGNLTVKEAEDLSNEIKCIDKIADIKVSSDNKKLVKFQKHILEAKKNVVYSDFNSIDNYVSLNYILQLKFPKYFCIKTDNLFDDKSSILNSLNYIDEILKINDFRNDKHFEAFIASISDRSRVGIKEKSAEIIIKSIEKSKEISFDKVLFAIGIKHVGETVAKKLAIHFQNINNLINASIPEIASVEDIGDKIAESIVDFFSKEKNQEILGRLQIAGLQFTLNSELEPVSNLLNNMTFLFTGSLTKFTRDKAQKLVEENGGRNLSAVSKNLNYLIAGENAGSKVKKAEDIGTVNIITEEEFLNLINL, encoded by the coding sequence ATGTCCGAAAACATCCAACAAAAAATTGAAGAACTGCGTGCGGAACTTCATCAGCATAATTATAATTACTACATTTTAGATGAAGCTACTATTTCAGATTTCGAATTTGATCTGAAATTGAAGGAACTTCAGGAGTTGGAAAAAGCGTACCCCGAATTTTACGACCCCAACTCTCCTACTTTGCGTATTGGTGGTGAAATCACCAAGAATTTTCCGACCATTCAGCATCAATTCAGAATGTATTCTTTGGATAATTCTTATGATTTCGATGATTTAGAAGACTGGGAAAAACGCATTATCAAAACCATTGATGAACCCGTAGAATTTGTAGCTGAACTGAAGTATGATGGCGCTTCAATTTCTATTTTATACGAAAATGGAAAACTGAAACAGGCGGTCACCCGTGGCGACGGTTTTCAGGGCGACGAAATCACAGCGAATGTGAAAACGATTTCAGATATTCCTTTAACACTGAAAGGCAACTTTCCCCATCAGTTTTTTATGCGGGGGGAAATTTATCTGACCCGAAAAAACTTTGATAAAATAAATCTCCGACGCGAAGAAGAAGGTTTGGACTTATTTATGAATCCTAGAAATACCGCGTCAGGCAGTTTGAAAATGCAGGACTCGGGAGAAGTGAGCAAGCGCAAACTTTCAGCCGTTCTCTATCAGTTTATTTCTTCGGAAATTCCGGCAGAAACGCATTGGGAACTCTTGCAAAATGCCAGGAAATGGGGTTTCAACGTTTCTGAGCAGGCAAGATTATGTAAGAATTTAGATGAAATCAAAGACTTCATTAATTATTGGGATCAGCACCGGCATGAACTTCCTTTTGAAATCGACGGAATTGTTTTAAAAGTAAATTCAATTCAGCAGCAGTCAAAACTGGGTTTCACCGCCAAATCACCTCGTTGGGCAATGGCTTACAAATTCAAAGCGGAAAAGGTAGAAACACAATTACGATCCGTGACTTATCAAGTTGGAAGAACCGGCGCAATTACGCCTGTTGCGAATCTGAAACCGGTATTATTGGCTGGAACCATAGTTAAAAGAGCCAGTTTGCACAATGAAGATATCATTAAAAAACTCGGTTTGCATGAACATGATTTTGTTTATGTTGAAAAAGGCGGTGAAATTATTCCAAAGATTGTAGGAATTAATTTAGAAAAAAGAAATCCCGAAAACAAAGAAATTCAATACATCACGCACTGTCCCGAATGCGGAACGGAACTGGTGAGAACTGAAGATCAGGCGATTCATTTCTGTCCGAATGAAAATGGTTGTAAGCCACAAATAATTGGAAGAATTCAACATTTTGTGAGCCGGAAAGCCATGGACATTGAAGGTTTGGGAGGAGGAACTATTGATTTACTATTTCACAATAATATAATTTCAAATTATGCAGATCTATATAATCTAAAAAAAGAAGAAATAATAGGTCTTGAGAAATGGCTTGAAAATGATAATTCTGGAATTAAATTTAATAATGAACTGCAAGTCGTTTTATCGAAAGCAATTTTTGCATTGTCAAAAAGTTGGGGGAATTTAACTGTGAAAGAAGCGGAAGATTTATCGAACGAAATAAAATGTATAGACAAAATTGCAGATATTAAAGTTTCTTCTGATAATAAGAAATTAGTGAAATTTCAGAAACACATTCTAGAAGCAAAAAAGAATGTTGTTTATTCTGATTTTAATTCAATTGATAATTATGTATCTCTAAATTACATCTTACAATTAAAATTCCCTAAATACTTTTGCATAAAAACGGACAACTTATTTGATGATAAATCTTCAATTTTAAATTCACTAAACTATATTGATGAAATTCTAAAAATTAATGATTTCAGAAATGACAAACATTTCGAAGCTTTTATAGCGAGTATTTCTGATAGAAGCAGAGTTGGTATAAAAGAAAAATCTGCAGAAATTATTATTAAATCTATAGAGAAATCGAAAGAAATTTCCTTTGATAAAGTATTATTTGCTATCGGTATAAAACACGTAGGAGAAACAGTTGCTAAAAAGTTAGCAATTCATTTTCAAAACATTAATAATTTGATTAATGCGTCAATTCCTGAAATTGCAAGCGTTGAGGATATTGGTGATAAAATAGCAGAAAGTATCGTTGATTTCTTTTCTAAAGAAAAAAACCAAGAGATATTAGGTAGACTGCAAATAGCAGGTTTACAGTTTACATTAAATTCCGAATTAGAACCAGTCTCAAACTTACTAAATAATATGACTTTTTTGTTTACCGGTTCATTAACAAAATTTACACGTGATAAAGCTCAAAAATTAGTTGAAGAAAATGGTGGTCGTAATTTGTCAGCGGTAAGCAAGAATTTGAATTATTTAATTGCAGGCGAAAATGCCGGAAGTAAAGTCAAAAAAGCAGAAGATATAGGAACCGTAAACATAATAACAGAAGAAGAATTTTTAAATTTGATTAATCTATAA